A DNA window from Bradyrhizobium barranii subsp. barranii contains the following coding sequences:
- a CDS encoding metallophosphoesterase family protein, with translation MHLPEHEELTFAIGDIHGCFEKLTSLLAACDQIRGQRSAQFVLVGDYIDRGPQSREVMDFLVGSEGKQDRPFVCLRGNHEEMLLRAADMERTDRDLMNWWGNGGEQTLDSYGIDDPADLPREHLDWIRALPLMKMEHGRIFVHAGLRPDVPVASQSERDLLWIREPFLSSDHDHGLFVVHGHTPVRSGTADLRANRLNLDTGACFGGPLTAAVFATSETGPLMFVTDSGEISAPAALRD, from the coding sequence TTGCATCTTCCCGAGCACGAAGAGCTCACCTTCGCGATCGGCGACATCCACGGCTGCTTTGAGAAGCTGACGTCGCTTCTCGCCGCGTGCGACCAGATTCGCGGCCAGCGGAGCGCCCAGTTCGTCCTTGTCGGAGACTACATCGACAGGGGGCCCCAAAGCCGCGAGGTGATGGATTTTCTCGTCGGCAGCGAGGGGAAGCAGGACCGCCCCTTCGTCTGTCTGCGGGGCAACCATGAGGAGATGCTGCTTCGCGCGGCCGACATGGAGCGCACCGACCGCGACCTGATGAATTGGTGGGGAAACGGCGGCGAGCAGACGCTCGACAGTTACGGGATCGACGATCCGGCCGATCTGCCGCGCGAGCATCTCGACTGGATCCGCGCGCTTCCGCTGATGAAAATGGAGCATGGACGAATTTTCGTCCACGCAGGACTACGGCCGGACGTACCGGTGGCGTCGCAGTCCGAGCGAGACTTGCTCTGGATCCGGGAACCCTTCCTGTCGTCGGATCATGACCACGGGCTTTTCGTTGTCCATGGCCATACGCCGGTCCGGTCCGGGACAGCTGATCTGCGAGCCAACCGGTTGAATCTGGATACCGGCGCCTGCTTTGGCGGCCCGCTCACCGCGGCCGTGTTCGCCACCTCGGAGACGGGCCCGTTGATGTTCGTGACCGATTCCGGCGAGATCTCGGCACCGGCCGCCCTCCGGGATTGA